The Pseudomonadota bacterium genome includes a window with the following:
- a CDS encoding DNA primase produces MFSKSTLDEIRERVSIASLIGERMPLKRAGRNFKGLCPFHNEKTPSFSVSDEKGIYHCFGCGAGGDCFQFLMQFDGVGFADAVEQLAAKVGVTIERSADPRQAAQEDERQKRRRQLLRVNDIAREFFSMQLADEKIGAEARAYLQARGIKDEILKQHFLGFADKSWESLAGHLRSKGVPDALAVELGLIKRRDGGGAYDFFRNRVIFPIVSPRGEVIGFGGRAIGSGEAGEPQAKYLNSPDSPIYHKSGSVYGLDRSAAAIRSLDRVILVEGYMDFIALHQSGVENVAAPLGTALTEGHVSALARYTRNMVLVFDGDEAGSRAAIRSLGVFVDSGIMPRVALLPSGEDPDSLVRKEGAEAFRARIERARPLFDHFVELTVAKTGLDSAGKVAALQRIAPMMARVDDPVESAILRQHLARRLDVEERVIAGAAGAQRKRGALAPQERGRDAAAESSVERLLIRTMLAHPETAPAVFGSIAAADFADEWCRTAAGMLAAAAAGGRAPDVNALIAGIEDDQLASALRALAIGEPGLSDEEAANVAADCARRMAARPVQTRIEAINEEIIRAQDRADDGRIVSLLAEKGELVSRIHRRAGTGER; encoded by the coding sequence ATGTTTAGCAAATCGACCCTCGACGAGATAAGGGAGCGCGTCTCCATCGCATCGCTCATCGGCGAGCGCATGCCGCTCAAGCGCGCGGGCCGCAACTTCAAGGGCCTCTGCCCGTTCCACAACGAGAAGACCCCGTCGTTCTCCGTCAGCGACGAGAAGGGCATCTACCACTGCTTCGGCTGCGGGGCGGGCGGCGACTGCTTCCAGTTCCTCATGCAGTTCGACGGCGTGGGGTTCGCTGATGCGGTCGAGCAGCTGGCGGCCAAGGTCGGCGTCACCATCGAGAGGAGCGCCGACCCCCGCCAGGCGGCGCAGGAGGACGAGCGGCAGAAGAGGCGGCGGCAGCTTTTGCGCGTGAACGATATCGCGCGAGAGTTCTTCTCCATGCAGCTCGCGGACGAAAAAATCGGGGCCGAGGCGAGGGCTTACCTGCAAGCCCGCGGAATCAAAGATGAAATTTTAAAGCAACATTTTCTGGGGTTTGCCGACAAGAGCTGGGAGTCGCTGGCGGGGCATCTTCGGTCGAAGGGGGTGCCCGATGCGCTGGCGGTCGAGCTGGGGTTGATAAAGCGTCGGGACGGCGGCGGGGCCTACGACTTCTTCCGCAACCGGGTCATCTTCCCGATCGTGTCGCCGCGCGGGGAGGTGATCGGCTTCGGCGGGCGCGCGATCGGCTCGGGAGAGGCGGGGGAGCCGCAGGCGAAGTATCTCAACTCGCCCGACTCGCCGATATACCACAAGTCGGGCAGCGTCTACGGGCTCGACAGGTCGGCGGCCGCGATCCGCTCCCTGGACCGCGTCATCCTCGTGGAGGGCTACATGGATTTCATAGCCCTCCACCAGAGCGGCGTGGAGAACGTAGCGGCGCCGCTGGGCACCGCGCTCACAGAGGGGCACGTCTCCGCGCTGGCGCGATACACGCGCAACATGGTGCTCGTGTTCGACGGCGACGAGGCGGGCTCGCGCGCCGCCATCAGGTCGCTGGGTGTGTTCGTCGACTCGGGGATCATGCCCCGCGTGGCGCTCCTTCCCTCCGGCGAGGACCCGGATTCGCTCGTGAGGAAGGAGGGGGCGGAGGCGTTCCGCGCGAGGATAGAGAGGGCGAGGCCCCTGTTCGATCATTTCGTCGAGCTGACGGTCGCGAAGACCGGGCTCGACTCGGCGGGCAAGGTGGCCGCGCTCCAGAGGATAGCGCCGATGATGGCCAGGGTCGATGACCCGGTCGAGTCGGCGATACTCAGGCAGCACCTTGCCCGAAGGCTCGACGTCGAGGAGAGGGTGATCGCCGGGGCTGCGGGCGCGCAGCGCAAAAGGGGCGCTTTGGCCCCGCAGGAGAGGGGCCGCGACGCGGCCGCGGAGAGCTCGGTGGAGCGGTTGCTCATCAGGACGATGCTGGCGCACCCCGAGACCGCGCCGGCGGTGTTCGGTTCGATAGCGGCGGCCGACTTCGCCGACGAGTGGTGCCGCACCGCGGCCGGGATGCTGGCTGCGGCGGCGGCGGGCGGCCGCGCCCCCGATGTGAACGCCCTGATCGCCGGCATCGAGGACGATCAGCTCGCCTCCGCGCTCCGCGCGCTGGCGATCGGCGAGCCGGGGCTCTCGGACGAGGAGGCCGCGAACGTGGCGGCCGACTGCGCCAGGCGCATGGCGGCGAGGCCGGTGCAGACGAGGATAGAGGCGATAAACGAAGAGATCATCCGCGCGCAGGACCGGGCAGACGATGGGCGCATCGTGAGCCTGCTCGCCGAGAAGGGCGAGCTGGTGAGCCGGATCCATAGGCGCGCGGGGACAGGAGAGAGATGA
- a CDS encoding GatB/YqeY domain-containing protein gives MPLKQQIVDQTRDAMKAKDSVRVGCLRLLSAAIKNKEIEKRGELDDAECARVLATLAKQRGESIEMYKRGARQDLVDKEEAELRIIQSFLPKPLSDEELATLVGEAVAETGASSPADMGKVMKALAQRTAGRVDGKKLSEAVKARLSEKQG, from the coding sequence GTGCCTCTGAAACAGCAGATCGTCGACCAGACCAGGGATGCGATGAAGGCGAAGGACTCCGTCAGGGTGGGGTGCCTCCGCCTCCTCTCCGCCGCGATCAAGAACAAAGAGATCGAGAAGCGTGGCGAGCTCGACGACGCCGAGTGCGCCCGGGTGCTCGCGACCCTCGCCAAGCAGCGCGGCGAGTCGATCGAGATGTACAAGAGGGGAGCGAGGCAGGACCTGGTCGACAAGGAGGAGGCGGAGCTCAGGATCATTCAATCTTTTCTTCCAAAGCCGCTTTCCGATGAGGAGCTGGCGACGCTCGTCGGCGAGGCCGTCGCCGAGACGGGCGCGAGCTCGCCGGCCGACATGGGCAAGGTCATGAAGGCGCTTGCTCAGAGGACCGCCGGCCGCGTCGACGGGAAAAAGTTGAGCGAGGCGGTCAAGGCCAGGCTCTCGGAAAAGCAGGGCTGA
- the rpsU gene encoding 30S ribosomal protein S21, translating into MPGIRVREGETFEQALRRFKKQCEKGGILSDVRKREYYEKPSVKEKRKREAAKKKRHRRY; encoded by the coding sequence ATGCCGGGAATCAGAGTCCGCGAGGGCGAGACCTTCGAGCAGGCGCTTCGCCGCTTCAAGAAGCAGTGCGAAAAGGGGGGGATCCTCTCCGACGTGCGCAAGCGGGAGTATTACGAGAAGCCCTCGGTCAAGGAGAAGAGGAAGCGCGAGGCCGCGAAGAAGAAGCGACACCGCAGGTACTGA
- a CDS encoding class I SAM-dependent RNA methyltransferase produces MRVTIEKLVHGGSGMAAHEGRKVFVPFSAPGDVVEVEIVAEHPGYLEAELLAIVEPAPCRTAPRCPVFGVCGGCQWQHISYEAQLEWKGRILAETLARVGKIDDPPVLRALPSPMQWNYRDRMQLHVDSRGRVGYYRRGSKEVVEFEECAIAAEALNRELRERRGEISRRDRGIALRAHRGEGFSQINPGQNENLRALVCEWLGQVPHSSVLELHAGSGNFTFALARVAGSVIATEIDGRAVALAARAQERERACNVQFHRMDDARAVIRFGRFAEAVILDPPRKGCPEAIGAIAEALPRTVLYVSCDPATLSRDLRSLSVAGYRLIRAMPVDMFPQTFHIEALAMLSRS; encoded by the coding sequence ATGCGAGTGACCATCGAAAAGCTCGTCCACGGCGGCAGCGGGATGGCGGCCCACGAGGGCCGCAAGGTCTTCGTGCCGTTCTCCGCGCCGGGCGACGTCGTCGAGGTCGAGATCGTCGCCGAGCACCCGGGATACCTCGAAGCGGAGCTGCTCGCGATCGTGGAGCCCGCCCCCTGCAGGACCGCGCCCCGCTGCCCGGTGTTCGGCGTGTGCGGCGGATGCCAGTGGCAGCACATCTCCTACGAGGCGCAGCTCGAGTGGAAGGGAAGGATCCTCGCCGAGACCCTCGCTCGCGTCGGAAAGATCGACGACCCGCCGGTGCTTCGCGCCCTGCCTTCCCCCATGCAGTGGAACTATCGCGACCGCATGCAGCTGCACGTGGATTCGAGGGGCAGGGTCGGGTACTACAGACGCGGGTCTAAGGAGGTCGTGGAGTTCGAGGAGTGCGCCATAGCGGCCGAGGCGCTCAACCGCGAACTCCGCGAGCGCAGGGGGGAGATATCGAGGCGCGACCGCGGCATCGCGCTCAGGGCCCACAGAGGCGAGGGGTTCTCCCAGATCAACCCGGGGCAGAACGAAAACCTCAGGGCCCTCGTCTGCGAGTGGCTGGGTCAGGTCCCGCACTCGAGCGTGCTCGAGCTGCACGCCGGCTCCGGCAACTTCACCTTCGCGCTCGCCCGCGTGGCGGGCAGCGTCATCGCCACCGAGATCGACGGCCGCGCGGTGGCTCTGGCGGCGAGGGCCCAGGAGAGGGAGCGCGCCTGCAACGTGCAGTTCCACAGGATGGACGACGCCCGCGCGGTGATCCGCTTCGGCCGCTTCGCTGAGGCGGTGATCCTCGACCCGCCGAGGAAGGGGTGCCCCGAGGCGATCGGGGCGATCGCGGAGGCCCTCCCGCGCACGGTGCTCTACGTGTCGTGCGATCCCGCCACCCTCTCGCGCGATCTCCGCTCGCTCTCGGTTGCGGGCTACAGGCTCATCCGCGCGATGCCGGTGGACATGTTCCCGCAGACCTTTCACATAGAGGCGCTGGCCATGCTCTCCCGGAGCTGA
- the ftsY gene encoding signal recognition particle-docking protein FtsY: protein MRKGRGSALTVRPPARMGFGDGLARLLCDARLDDGFWARLESQLIASDAGLAVTEHLISRARAERTPAMVKHRLAEEMVGMLRSARPPVLSRPHVVLVMGVNGVGKTTTIAKLARSHIDEGRRVLLVACDTFRAAASEQLAEWGKRLRCEVVAQRPGADPAAVAHDGVSKAAARGHDVVIVDTAGRLHTRQNLMEELRKISRVLAKACPGAPHEKLIVIDATVGGNGLVQAREFHAAVGLTGAVVAKLDGTAKGGVLLAISRDLGVPIRHVGTGEGMRDLKPFDAREFVESILSCE, encoded by the coding sequence ATGAGAAAGGGGCGGGGCTCCGCGCTCACCGTGCGTCCGCCTGCGCGAATGGGGTTCGGCGACGGGCTGGCGAGGCTCCTCTGCGACGCCCGCCTCGACGACGGGTTCTGGGCGAGGCTCGAGTCCCAGCTCATCGCCTCGGACGCGGGGCTCGCCGTGACGGAGCATCTCATCTCGCGCGCGCGCGCGGAGCGCACCCCCGCCATGGTGAAGCATCGCCTTGCCGAGGAGATGGTGGGGATGCTCAGGTCGGCACGACCCCCCGTCCTCTCCAGGCCGCACGTGGTGCTCGTCATGGGGGTCAACGGCGTGGGCAAGACCACGACCATAGCGAAGCTCGCCCGCTCCCACATCGACGAGGGCAGGAGGGTGCTGCTCGTCGCATGCGACACCTTCCGCGCGGCCGCCTCGGAGCAGCTCGCCGAGTGGGGGAAGAGGCTTCGCTGCGAGGTGGTGGCGCAGAGGCCCGGCGCCGACCCCGCTGCGGTGGCGCACGACGGTGTCTCGAAGGCCGCGGCTAGGGGCCACGACGTGGTCATCGTCGACACCGCCGGGAGGCTGCACACAAGGCAGAACCTCATGGAGGAGCTCAGGAAGATATCGCGCGTGCTGGCGAAGGCCTGCCCCGGGGCGCCTCACGAGAAGCTCATCGTCATCGACGCCACGGTGGGAGGCAACGGCCTCGTCCAGGCGCGCGAGTTCCACGCGGCGGTCGGCCTCACCGGCGCCGTGGTCGCCAAGCTCGACGGCACGGCAAAGGGAGGGGTGCTGCTCGCGATATCGCGGGACCTCGGCGTCCCGATCAGGCACGTGGGCACGGGTGAGGGGATGCGGGATCTCAAGCCCTTCGACGCACGTGAGTTCGTGGAATCCATCCTCTCATGCGAGTGA
- the smc gene encoding chromosome segregation protein SMC, whose translation MRIKTLEMTGFKSFADRTVVNFEEGITGVVGPNGCGKSNIVDAIRWVMGEMSAKHLRGSAMEDVIFNGCESRPPVGMSQVFLTFDNSDGRAPAEYSQYSEIQVGRRLYRSGESEYFINKTPCRLKDIVDLFLGTGVGTKAYSIVEQGMVGSIVSSKPEDRRRLIEEAAGISKFKARKEAALRKMDSTRANLARLTDVLAELTRQINSLNRQARKAERYQKAGEELRERDLRLAATKHRLQRLEMERFVSENIRMREEETSSSAELARYEADVEAARLSIAGIERELDGVQQELYRVQHSTKFFESEMGHRSKERATIAEAKGSISQEMDGISERLSEIDASIDAAISALVEADLMLAGSSDLVLNMEAEVSELRQSHDGLRAECEDLTRRVMQSGESTANLAATIEHLEGRKVDLTGRLAKDQASIDATDRRRSEIARELEGRSRELDGARQLKFQISQESETAMLNLDQQRAALAEAESALQRVRDELSDRRSCLNSIRELRRNLEGYRDGVRAVLTRVDAEGEKLAGVVGTVSDLIETEPEYETALSAVLGERLQYVVVRSHEEGAEAIDYLRTAASGRSSFIPVGVRTSAAGGSLPDGDGVVGAMSEFVRMSDDFRNIADYLVGDVVLVEDLERALGLWGTGRYLKTFVTRDGSVVDPSGVITGGSGAGVEEQLVAQKRRAKELEEEVARLSGELTVAEGEAARLRDRVKSIEEHVEGLRRDSHGEEIKFVNQERDCERLRDEQKRLEAERDALTVESAALAEELRRIDNERIEAELALEAHRGDRRDAEERLAESQDVLASVASELGGRDQKLTDFKVELAQAEERQSSAGRELEGLIRQKVVALMSRGRRAAELAASDQRDRVLEREIESLKVDMDLAIRAVARLAESQRACQGRYEAGQSALREKELSIREVRRLHDEAVAKVHGLELKLTEMRAGERYLADGILERYHLDLASVESQYFTEGLDVEAEEAAVAELKDRLEKIGPVNVDAIKEFDDLSERHAFLSGQHEDLSLSLDNLSKAIGKINRTSRQRFRRAFDAVNEQFSMLFPKLFRGGRANLMLTDEENLLETGIEIVAQPPGKKLQSITLLSGGEKALTAVALVFAIFLIKPSPFCLLDEVDAPLDDANIDRFNDLIRSMTPHSQFILITHNKRTMELADLLYGVTMEEAGVSKLVSVRLAADRDEEDKVA comes from the coding sequence ATGCGCATAAAGACCCTTGAGATGACAGGCTTCAAATCGTTCGCCGACCGCACTGTCGTCAATTTTGAGGAGGGGATCACCGGCGTGGTCGGCCCCAACGGCTGCGGCAAGTCCAACATCGTCGACGCCATCCGCTGGGTGATGGGCGAGATGAGCGCAAAGCACCTGCGCGGCTCCGCCATGGAGGACGTGATCTTCAACGGCTGCGAGTCGCGCCCGCCGGTCGGCATGTCCCAGGTCTTCCTCACCTTCGACAACTCCGACGGCCGCGCCCCGGCCGAGTACTCGCAGTACAGCGAGATACAGGTCGGCCGCAGGCTCTATCGCTCCGGCGAGAGCGAGTACTTCATCAACAAGACCCCGTGCAGGCTCAAGGACATCGTGGACCTCTTCCTCGGCACGGGCGTGGGCACCAAGGCCTACTCCATAGTCGAGCAGGGGATGGTCGGCAGCATCGTCTCCTCGAAGCCCGAGGACCGGCGCAGGCTCATCGAGGAGGCGGCAGGCATCTCGAAGTTCAAGGCGCGCAAGGAGGCGGCGCTGCGCAAGATGGACTCCACGCGCGCAAACCTCGCGAGGCTCACGGACGTGCTCGCGGAGCTCACCCGCCAGATCAACTCCCTCAACAGGCAGGCCAGGAAGGCGGAGCGATACCAGAAGGCAGGCGAGGAGCTGAGGGAGAGGGATCTCAGGCTCGCCGCCACGAAGCACAGGTTGCAGAGGCTCGAGATGGAGCGGTTCGTCTCCGAAAACATCAGGATGAGGGAGGAGGAGACCTCGAGCTCCGCGGAGCTCGCGCGCTACGAGGCCGACGTTGAGGCGGCCAGGCTCTCGATCGCCGGGATAGAGCGCGAGCTCGACGGGGTGCAGCAGGAGCTCTACCGCGTCCAGCACTCCACGAAGTTCTTCGAGTCGGAGATGGGGCACAGGTCCAAGGAGAGGGCGACTATTGCGGAGGCGAAGGGTTCGATCTCGCAGGAGATGGACGGTATCTCGGAGAGGTTGTCGGAGATAGACGCGTCCATAGACGCCGCGATCTCTGCGCTGGTCGAGGCGGACCTCATGCTCGCCGGATCGTCCGACCTGGTCCTCAACATGGAGGCGGAGGTCTCGGAGCTCAGGCAGAGCCACGACGGCCTGCGCGCCGAGTGCGAGGATCTGACGAGGCGGGTCATGCAGAGCGGGGAGTCGACGGCGAACCTCGCCGCGACCATCGAGCACCTCGAAGGGCGCAAGGTCGACCTCACCGGGAGGCTCGCCAAGGACCAGGCGTCCATCGACGCGACGGACCGCCGCCGCTCAGAGATCGCGAGGGAGCTCGAAGGCAGGTCCAGGGAGCTCGACGGCGCGCGCCAGCTCAAGTTCCAGATATCCCAGGAGTCGGAGACGGCGATGCTCAACCTCGATCAGCAGAGGGCGGCGCTGGCGGAGGCCGAGTCGGCCCTGCAGAGGGTGCGCGACGAGCTGAGCGACAGGCGCTCCTGCCTGAACTCGATCCGCGAGCTGCGCCGCAACCTCGAGGGCTACCGCGACGGCGTGCGCGCTGTCCTGACGCGCGTGGACGCCGAAGGCGAGAAGCTTGCCGGGGTCGTGGGCACGGTCAGCGATCTCATCGAGACGGAGCCCGAGTACGAGACCGCGCTCTCGGCGGTCCTGGGAGAGAGGCTGCAGTACGTGGTGGTGCGCTCCCACGAGGAGGGCGCCGAGGCCATAGACTACCTGCGGACCGCCGCGAGCGGCCGCAGCAGCTTCATACCGGTGGGGGTGCGCACATCCGCCGCCGGGGGCTCTCTCCCCGATGGCGACGGCGTCGTGGGCGCGATGTCGGAGTTCGTGCGCATGAGCGACGACTTTCGCAACATAGCCGACTATCTCGTGGGCGACGTGGTCCTCGTGGAGGACCTCGAGCGCGCGCTCGGGCTGTGGGGCACCGGGCGCTACCTCAAGACCTTCGTCACGCGCGACGGGAGCGTCGTGGATCCCTCGGGCGTCATCACCGGCGGATCGGGCGCAGGGGTGGAGGAGCAGCTGGTCGCCCAGAAGCGCAGGGCCAAGGAGCTTGAGGAGGAGGTGGCGAGGCTCTCAGGCGAGCTCACCGTCGCGGAGGGTGAGGCCGCCAGGCTTCGCGACAGGGTGAAGTCGATCGAGGAGCACGTCGAGGGGCTGCGCCGCGACTCGCACGGCGAGGAGATAAAATTCGTGAACCAGGAGCGCGACTGCGAGAGGCTGCGCGACGAGCAGAAGAGGCTCGAGGCGGAGCGCGACGCGCTCACGGTTGAGTCGGCCGCTCTCGCCGAGGAGCTCCGCAGGATCGACAACGAGAGGATCGAGGCGGAGCTCGCGCTTGAGGCCCACCGCGGCGACCGCAGGGACGCGGAGGAGAGGCTCGCCGAGTCGCAGGATGTCTTGGCCTCGGTCGCCTCGGAGCTCGGCGGCCGCGACCAGAAGCTCACCGACTTCAAGGTCGAGCTCGCCCAGGCCGAGGAGAGGCAGTCGTCGGCCGGCAGGGAGCTGGAGGGGCTCATCCGGCAGAAGGTCGTTGCGCTCATGTCGCGCGGGAGGCGGGCCGCGGAGCTGGCCGCATCCGATCAGCGCGACAGGGTGCTCGAGCGCGAGATCGAATCGCTCAAGGTGGACATGGACCTCGCCATAAGGGCGGTGGCGAGGCTTGCGGAGTCGCAGAGGGCCTGCCAGGGGCGCTATGAGGCGGGGCAGTCCGCCCTTCGCGAGAAGGAGCTCTCCATCCGCGAGGTCAGGCGCCTCCACGACGAGGCGGTCGCGAAGGTCCACGGCCTGGAGCTCAAGCTCACCGAGATGCGGGCGGGCGAGCGCTATCTCGCCGACGGCATACTCGAGCGGTACCACCTCGACCTGGCCTCAGTGGAGTCGCAGTACTTCACCGAGGGGCTCGACGTCGAGGCGGAGGAGGCGGCGGTCGCGGAGCTCAAGGACAGGCTCGAAAAGATAGGCCCGGTCAACGTCGACGCGATCAAGGAGTTCGACGATCTCTCCGAGCGGCACGCATTCCTCTCAGGCCAGCACGAGGACCTGTCGCTGTCGCTCGACAACCTCTCGAAGGCGATCGGAAAGATCAACCGCACCAGCCGCCAGCGCTTCCGCAGGGCGTTCGACGCGGTCAACGAGCAGTTCTCGATGCTCTTCCCGAAGCTCTTCCGCGGCGGAAGGGCGAACCTCATGCTCACAGACGAGGAGAACCTGCTCGAGACCGGCATCGAGATCGTCGCGCAGCCGCCAGGCAAGAAGCTGCAGTCCATCACGCTTCTGTCGGGCGGCGAGAAGGCGCTCACGGCGGTGGCGCTGGTCTTCGCGATCTTCCTCATAAAGCCGAGCCCATTCTGCCTGCTCGACGAGGTGGACGCGCCGCTCGACGATGCGAACATAGACCGCTTCAACGACCTCATACGCTCCATGACTCCGCATTCGCAGTTCATCCTCATCACCCACAACAAGCGGACGATGGAGCTCGCCGATCTGCTCTACGGGGTCACGATGGAGGAGGCGGGCGTCTCCAAGCTGGTCTCGGTAAGGCTCGCGGCCGACAGGGACGAGGAGGACAAGGTCGCCTGA